The Pseudodesulfovibrio sp. zrk46 genome contains a region encoding:
- a CDS encoding GDP-mannose 4,6-dehydratase: MTKQRALITGVTGMVGSHLVDYLLENTDWDIYGCCRWRSPLDNVSHLLDRVNRKDRLFFIDMDLTDSLSVSHAVDQAKPDYVFHLAAQSYPKVSFTSPLVTLDTNIQGTERLLTALQHHADIDPVIHVCSSSEVFGRVPKEQLPISETNPFHPASPYAISKVGTDLLGRYHAESYGQKIMVTRMFTHTGPRRGDVFAESTFAKQIAMIEQGLQEPVVKTGNVKSLRTWADVRDAVRAYYMLVTMDPQPGEAYNIGGTYSCTVEEMLHYLISLSPMKDEIKHEVEDERLRPLDADLQLPDTSKFTSHTGWKPEISFEETMQDLLNYWRERVKKEGSFLSR; encoded by the coding sequence ATGACCAAACAACGAGCATTGATTACCGGCGTCACGGGCATGGTGGGTTCCCACCTCGTAGATTATCTTCTGGAGAACACTGACTGGGATATCTACGGATGTTGTCGTTGGCGTAGTCCGCTGGATAACGTCTCCCACCTGCTGGATCGGGTGAATCGCAAGGACCGTCTCTTTTTTATCGATATGGACCTGACCGATTCCCTGTCCGTGTCCCATGCCGTGGATCAGGCCAAGCCCGACTACGTCTTTCATCTCGCGGCACAGAGTTATCCCAAGGTCAGCTTTACCAGCCCGCTGGTGACCCTCGACACGAACATTCAGGGGACCGAGCGTCTGCTTACCGCCTTGCAGCACCACGCAGATATCGATCCGGTCATCCACGTCTGTTCTTCTTCCGAGGTGTTCGGCCGCGTACCCAAGGAACAGCTTCCCATTTCCGAGACCAATCCGTTCCACCCGGCTTCGCCCTATGCCATTTCCAAGGTCGGCACTGACCTGCTCGGCCGTTACCATGCCGAATCATACGGGCAAAAGATCATGGTCACTCGCATGTTCACCCACACCGGCCCGCGTCGTGGCGACGTGTTCGCGGAATCCACCTTTGCCAAGCAGATCGCCATGATCGAACAGGGCCTTCAGGAGCCCGTGGTCAAGACCGGTAACGTCAAGTCGCTTCGCACCTGGGCCGACGTCCGCGATGCCGTTCGCGCCTACTACATGCTCGTGACCATGGATCCGCAGCCCGGCGAGGCCTACAACATCGGCGGCACCTATTCCTGCACCGTCGAGGAGATGCTCCACTATCTCATCTCGCTCTCGCCCATGAAGGACGAAATCAAGCACGAAGTCGAGGACGAGCGTCTACGCCCCCTCGATGCCGATTTGCAGCTTCCCGACACCTCCAAGTTCACCAGCCACACCGGTTGGAAGCCCGAAATATCTTTCGAGGAGACTATGCAGGATCTCCTCAATTACTGGCGCGAACGAGTCAAAAAGGAAGGTAGTTTCCTGTCCCGATAA